The region AACTTTAGCATCCTCCCAAAAGGGTTTTGTTTAGTAACCAAGAATACCCGCTCTCACGACCTGTATATTAACCTACATGTGGCACGCATAATACCATTCATAGCATAtcattcatattattttatttccaatgaatctgagtatcatgagttgcaggaattcaagaaACATGGAGTCAAGCAAGAGAAACATTTACTCCTTTAAGTTCAAGGATCCCGATCTGAAGAATTTACGTAACTTGGTTTCTCAGATGCACCTTGTATACAGAATCAACTTTGGAAAGAATTATGGCAATTTGCTCAGCATCCTCAATCAACAAGTGGACCATACAGCCTTGATCACTTTAGCCCAATTTTATGACttacctttaagatgcttcacattccaagacttccaGCTAGCACCAACATTTGAAGAATTCGAGCGTCTTGTTAGGATTCCTATGAAGGACAAGTCACTATTTGAAGGGACAGATGAATCTTTGCCCCTCGAGGTCATTGCTAGTGCGCTTCACATGGATGAAAAGGAAGCAAAAGACAACTTAGAGACCAAAGGGAATACCAAAGGGTTTTCACTAAGTTTTCTTTTGGAAAGAGCTCATACCCTATTGAAGGCAGAAAGTTGGGATGCTTGTTACTCTGCTATTGCATTGGCTATCTATGGCATCGTCCTATTCCCGAATATGGATGGTTTCGTAGACATGACTGCCATTTGTGTTTTCCTTACTGGGAACCCAGTACCCACTTTGTTAGCCGATGTCTATTATCACATAAGTCATAGGTATACTAAGGAGAATGGATTAattgcttgttgtgctcctttattGTATCAGTGGTTTCTAGAACATCTTCCGAAGACAGGTGCTTGGGTTGAACAGACAAATGTTAGTTGGCCTCAGAGATTAGGATCACTCTGATCTGAAGATCTCTCTTGGTACTCCAAAGAATATATCAACGTAGACATCATATTCAGTTATGTAAATTTCCCAAATCTACCGCTCattggaactcaaggatgtgtAAATGCTAATCCAGTTCTATCACTCAGACAACTTGGCTACCCAATGGAAGGCCCTCCAGAGGCGAATTCTTTGGAAGATTTCTTATTACTTGACTTTGGGGTTGAGAATCCTAGCTTATTCCAACGAATCAAAGAAGCTTGGAAGAATATCAATCGAAAAGGGAAAGCTAAGTTAGGGAGAGcaaatgggattacaaaagaaccatattttcagtgggtaaaggaaagggtgCAAATAATTAAAATTCCATTTGTCGTTCGAACACCTATACCTCTTCctgaacctaagctcacccatgtcCCTATCGAAGAGATGGAGGAGCTCAAGACCACCATGGCAAAgctagaaaaagagaatgaagagctgCAGATAAAACTCCAACAAACCATCAATGAGAAAAATAATATGAAGTGGGAGCTTGAGAGAAAAGAGGCACAACTTCAAGCCCACGTGGAAAAGTTCAACAAGGAGGAGCATAAGAGAAAGAAGATCAAAGTGGGATTAGAATAGGCTGATCATTATTTGGATACTCTTAAGGGTCAACTACGACAAGCtcagaaagaatgtcaagacaatgagCGTTGGTGGCATCTAGCCACAAAGGAGAACATGATAATAAGGGATACACTTGGGGCTCAAATAAAAGAACTCACCAATTCTGTTCGTCATGCAAAAGCTGAAGTTGATCAGGAGCGCCGACTCAAGAAAATAGCCACTGGAGCTTCTAGGGTGTCACCCATGGTATGGGAGGAGAAGTGTCGAGAAGTAAGAGATGCCAGGGAGTCTGTAAGCTATTGGAAGAACCAGCTAGAGTCATTATGCCAAGACAGCTCCATATGGTTGAAAGAGCGAGACtatgtgattgaagattatgaatcctttaagaagaccatagaCTTCTTACAAGGGGACAAGGATAAGTTTCGTGCAAAACTCGATGGGCTAGTAGGATTCTGTAATTGGGCAGCTAAAGAGTTGCCATGGAGGTTGAGAAACGCAGTCGAAGAGTTGAAAGAAGATAGCACTCCTCCAGCCATAATCAATTTCATTCTGCTCTACAAAGGGTTGTTAAAGAGATTCAATGAGGAACTAGAAGAGCTTCAGGCCAGAAAGCCAGTTGTTTAATTTGCTTATGTCTTGTATTTTGTTTCTTTAAACAAATGTACTTTTGAACTATGACCTTTTTGGACCTCTATGTTATGTATTGGAATGAATGGCGTTTAAAAATTACTCCATTATTGCTATTATAAGTATTTTTT is a window of Lathyrus oleraceus cultivar Zhongwan6 chromosome 6, CAAS_Psat_ZW6_1.0, whole genome shotgun sequence DNA encoding:
- the LOC127091300 gene encoding uncharacterized protein LOC127091300, which produces MESSKRNIYSFKFKDPDLKNLRNLVSQMHLVYRINFGKNYGNLLSILNQQVDHTALITLAQFYDLPLRCFTFQDFQLAPTFEEFERLVRIPMKDKSLFEGTDESLPLEVIASALHMDEKEAKDNLETKGNTKGFSLSFLLERAHTLLKAESWDACYSAIALAIYGIVLFPNMDGFVDMTAICVFLTGNPVPTLLADVYYHISHRYTKENGLIACCAPLLYQWFLEHLPKTGAWVEQTNVSWPQRLGSL